From the Argopecten irradians isolate NY chromosome 13, Ai_NY, whole genome shotgun sequence genome, one window contains:
- the LOC138306486 gene encoding acetylcholine receptor subunit alpha-like, with translation MTKFYALLLIALYVFCNIPCAYTHGTIEDLLRLRGKLFENYTTDIRPAYNLSDTVAVTLDMILISILDLNAVTGTITLNCGLFTLWTDYRLSWDPNDFGGITTFVLNSLNVWKPRIYVVTSSDDLSDFSFDDYDVRVYSNGQVSSSPGRHMKVTCIFDMTYFPSDSQTCVFQLTPMLYTMEEVILIPKSPVIDKFYCHTNGEWDLCWTSVKNNTDYGNLTSTLDFSVHLKRHSAFFILPLAAPMLLLLFLNPFVFLLPASSGERTSYSITISLSLTVYMTVVSEQMPKISDPISKISYFFLLAMLYSGVVILLTILTLRCHDVANINSFPNWVLWLIKRVKRSTSCRREKIASLEQVSDSGDANDATTADGKDEMNEKQKIHLSKDEVTGFIDKFLFCVTLFYTTLTSLVFTFSYWH, from the coding sequence ATGACGAAGTTTTATGCTCTGCTGTTAATAGCATTGTACGTTTTTTGCAACATTCCCTGTGCATACACACATGGTACAATAGAAGATCTGTTGAGATTGAGGGGAAAGTTGTTCGAGAATTACACAACAGATATTCGACCTGCGTACAATTTAAGTGACACCGTCGCAGTGACACTTGATATGATCCTCATCTCCATCTTAGATCTAAACGCAGTAACTGGCACAATCACACTGAACTGTGGTCTCTTTACCTTGTGGACAGACTATCGTCTGAGTTGGGACCCAAACGACTTCGGTGGCATCAcaacttttgttttaaattcgTTAAATGTTTGGAAACCTCGGATATACGTTGTGACATCATCTGACGATTTATCAGATTTTTCCTTCGACGATTATGATGTACGTGTATACTCCAATGGCCAAGTCAGTTCTTCACCTGGGCGTCACATGAAAGTCACTTGCATTTTCGATATGACATACTTCCCATCGGATTCACAAACATGTGTATTTCAGCTGACCCCAATGCTATACACTATGGAGGAAGTGATATTAATTCCAAAAAGTCCAGTAATTGATAAGTTTTACTGCCACACCAACGGGGAATGGGATCTTTGCTGGACATCCGTGAAGAACAATACCGATTACGGAAACCTGACATCAACGCTTGACTTCTCAGTCCATCTGAAAAGGCATTCCGCTTTCTTTATATTACCTCTGGCAGCGCCAATGCTACTGCTTCTGTTCCTGAACCCGTTTGTTTTTCTCCTGCCTGCTTCGTCTGGCGAACGAACGTCATATTCTATAACTATATCTCTGTCGTTGACCGTTTACATGACAGTGGTTAGTGAACAAATGCCGAAGATCTCTGATCCCATCTCAAAGATTTCCTACTTTTTCCTTCTGGCTATGCTGTACAGTGGCGTCGTGATCCTGTTAACAATTTTAACACTTCGCTGCCATGATGTAGCAAACATCAATTCATTTCCTAACTGGGTTTTGTGGCTTATCAAACGTGTAAAACGTTCAACATCATGCAGAAGGGAAAAGATAGCATCCCTAGAACAGGTTTCAGACTCTGGGGACGCTAATGATGCTACAACAGCAGACGGCAAGGATGAAATGAACGAAAAACAGAAAATACATTTATCGAAGGACGAGGTGACTGGTTTCATTGACAAGTTCTTGTTTTGTGTTACATTATTTTACACCACATTGACGTCGCTTGTGTTTACATTCAGCTACTGGCATTGA
- the LOC138306645 gene encoding neuronal acetylcholine receptor subunit alpha-3-like: MTPISILLILVVSFDVITSCAQAQGTMDDLYRLREKLFTNYTMDFRPAYNLSEPTHVTLEMLLISILDLDEISGTITLNCAFGIRWTDYRLAWDPNDFGGITSFTLNSSSLWKPRIYISTAADDLSDFSYDAFDVRIFSTGVVLTSPGRTVRASCKFDMTKFPKDSQTCVLQLMTWMLSASEMVFIIGRSDISLLYYTPNGEWEIDGTSVTNNTEFRPLSSIIDFTIHLSRRSAFFLITMTAPILLLCFLNPFVFLLPASSGERISYTITMFLSLAVYMTIIGENMPNISDPMAAISYFLLVAMVYSCLMTVLTIFTLCCHAVKDIRRFPVWLTWLVGRTMCKYARARHNKVQPADDGRIKTVKDSSEEMVEYERKVDDDNDFHVQVSKENVVNFIDRSLFCLTVLMIVVTWCGFWFRYWNEY; this comes from the coding sequence ATGACACCAATATCTATACTACTGATTTTGGTGGTGTCTTTTGACGTCATCACATCCTGTGCACAAGCGCAAGGTACAATGGATGACCTATATAGACTTAGAGAAAAGCTGTTTACAAACTACACCATGGACTTCCGGCCAGCATACAACTTAAGTGAGCCTACCCACGTCACACTGGAGATGCTTCTGATTTCAATTCTGGATCTAGATGAAATCTCGGGAACTATCACTCTCAATTGTGCATTTGGTATTCGATGGACGGATTATCGGCTGGCGTGGGATCCAAATGATTTCGGTGGTATCACATCGTTTACATTGAACTCGTCGAGTTTGTGGAAGCCTCGGATTTACATCTCAACAGCCGCTGACGATTTGTCGGATTTTTCCTACGACGCTTTCGACGTCCGGATATTTTCAACTGGAGTGGTGCTGACCTCACCTGGTCGAACTGTGAGGGCGAGCTGCAAGTTCGACATGACGAAATTTCCTAAGGACTCACAAACCTGTGTTTTACAGCTGATGACGTGGATGTTATCTGCAAGTGAAATGGTGTTTATTATAGGACGTTCAGATATAAGTTTGTTATACTATACACCCAATGGAGAATGGGAGATCGACGGCACATCTGTTACAAACAACACGGAATTCAGACCTCTTTCCTCAATCATAGACTTTACAATTCACCTGAGCAGACGATCTGCCTTTTTCCTTATAACCATGACTGCGCCGATTCTTCTTCTCTGTTTCCTTAACCCGTTTGTCTTCCTCCTCCCGGCGTCCTCAGGAGAAAGGATTTCCTACACCATAACCATGTTCTTATCGTTGGCGGTATACATGACAATAATCGGCGAGAATATGCCCAACATATCAGATCCTATGGCCGCCATTTCTTATTTCCTTTTAGTTGCCATGGTATACAGTTGTTTGATGACGGTGTTGACAATTTTCACCCTTTGTTGCCACGCTGTTAAAGACATCCGTCGATTCCCAGTCTGGCTTACGTGGTTAGTCGGCCGTACGATGTGTAAATATGCACGAGCCAGACACAACAAAGTCCAACCTGCAGACGATGGTAGAATCAAAACAGTAAAAGACTCAAGTGAGGAAATGGTGGAATACGAAAGAAAAGTCGATGATGACAATGATTTCCATGTTCAAGTCAGTAAGGAGAATGTTGTGAATTTTATTGATAgaagtttattttgtttgacaGTGCTAATGATAGTTGTCACATGGTGCGGCTTTTGGTTTCGCTACTGGAACGAATattaa